GCCTTCTTCTGATATCATTTCTTCTATACTTAAAAGTCCTTCTTTTCTTGTCTTAAACGCTATCTGTTTAAAGTAAGCTATAAGTGCTGGTAAATCTGTTTTAGGTTTTGCAAAAACAACCTTGACAACACTTCCAATCCTTTTTATATCAGCAAATGGGAAAGATGTACATACTGCTCCTATAGTTCCTCCAAAAACAATTATTGCTGGTGAACCATGCAATAAGCTTGTAACTGAACCACCATCAATCATAAAACCCAATATAACAGCTACCACCGCCACTAACACAAATATAATACTATCCAAACCATTCTCCTCCTTAATACCCGTCGGTTAAGAAAACTTATAAAATTTATATATATTCCAATATGTACCTTCAAGAAAGTCTATAATTTATTATCGTAACCTAGAATAATTAATTTACATGCTATTTAAAATTGCAATAAAATAAATAAAAAGTTCGCATCACTAAAATGCGAACTTTTTATTTATTTTATTTTACTCTTGAACTGGAGCTCCTACTGGGCAAACATTAGCACAGTTTCCACATTCAATGCATGTATCAGCATCAATTACGAATTGAGTATCTCCTTGGCTTATAGCGCTAACTGGACATTCTGAAGCACATGAACCACAACTAACACAAGCGTCTGTTATTTTATATGCCATACTAAATACACCTCCTTATCATATAGGCGTTAAATACTACACGTACATTGTAACATGATTTTGATAAATTTCAAACAATATTTATATAATTTTGAGGGCATACTAAAAAAATAGATATGTTGTTTGTATTTTTATGAAATTAATTACAATTCCACCATATTGCTCATGTTAAACAATAATATAACCCAACTTTTCTATTGAATCTACCATATCATCTACTTTTAAAAGTCTTTCATCATAAATCACTTCAACTTCTAACTTATCCTTATCTATATAAAATGCTATTACTCCCTCATTTCTAGATATAGAGCTTCTAACCTTTGATATATCATTTGAAGTAACCATATTACTTATTTTTAAAACCGTCTTCATTTTTTGAGTGCCTCCTAATCAGGTTTAAATAACTCTTTTACTTCTTTTGCATCTACATCTTCAAGCTCTAACTTTATTTGAGATTCATCTACATTTCCTTCATAAGATCCAGATATTAATTTTACATCTTTAATATGAACCTCTGCTTCTGAAATTGTTTCTCCATCTTTTGCTGTATACTTAACTTTAACTGATTCTTTTATTATATTATTGTCTACTATCTCTGCCTTACCATACTCTTTTGTATTTACTATAGACCCAACCTTCGGCATTCTTTTTCTTATATCTTCATAACTCTCTTGTTCATAATTTAAGCAGCACATAAGCCTTCCACATACTCCTGAAATTTTAGAAGGATTAAGTGACAAGTTCTGCTCTTTTGCCATTTTTATCGAAACTGGTGCAAAATCTCCTAGATACAAAGAACAACACATAGGTCTTCCGCATACACCAAAACCGCCTATCATCTTTGCTTCATCTCTCACACCTATCTGTCTCAGCTCAATTCTAGTCCTAAATACAGATGCTAAATCTTTAACTAACTCTCTAAAGTCTACTCTTCCTTCCGCTGTGAAATAAAATATTATCTTATTATTATCGAAGGTGTACTCAACATCTATCAATTTCATGACAAGCTCATGTTTTTTTATTTTATTAAGACAAATATTAAAAGCCTCTTTTTCTTTGCTTTTGTTTTCCAAGTATTTCTTTTTATCTTCTTCTGTAGCTACTCTTATAACACTTTTTAGAGGTGATACTATACTCTCTTCCCCTACATTTTTTAACCCTATAACACAATTACCATATTCAATTCCCCTTGCTGTTTCAACTATAACGTCGTCCCCTTTGTTTACATTGAGATCATCAGGAGAAAAGTAATATATCTTTCCTGCCTTCTTAAATCTCACTCCCACAACTGTTATCATATTAGACCTCCTGTATTTTAAACAACATTTCAACATAAGTTAAAGGCATATTAACATTTGTTTCCAAGTTTAATTGTCCATAATTCACTGCTTCTACCATCTTATTTAACTGTTTCATAGAAAATTGGCTAGCTACCTTTTTTACATCGTCTATCTTATCTAAATTTATTAAAAGATCCTTATTTCCCGTTTCTTTGTATATAAGCGCATCTCTTATATATAAAATAAAGTAGTTACAAATTTCATGCCATAATTTCTTATACTCAGAGAGCTTATTTGCACATTCAATAATCTTTTTAGGATTTAGATTTTTTATATTTAAAATAGCATTTATGACAATATTCCTTATTTCCTTCAAATCTTTATCATTTAAAAATTCATCCACTTTACCAGGAATACCATCACTAAAAGCTAGTAATGTTCTTATCTCATCTTCATTTGTTATATTATATTTAATATCTATAAATTTTCGTATTTCATCTTCATTGAGACGATTTAATTTATAAATTTGACATCTTGATTTTACAGTATCAAGAACTCTATTTTGAGATTTACATAATAATATTATATAAACACCTACTGGTGGTTCCTCTATTGTTTTTAAGAAAGCATTTTGTCCTTGAATAGTCATAGAATCCATATCATGAACTACTATTATTTTATTATTGCCTTCATACGGCTTTTTATTTACTTCCTCTATTATTTTCCTAACTTGATCTACCGATATACTTTTTTTGTCATTTAATATTTTCCACTCAATTAAATCTGCATATTCCCTTATTTCAGATTTATTTAAAATCTTTGAAGCAATTTCTCTTGCAATAACACTTTTACCTATTCCATCTTCACCACATAATATTATTGCATGTGGAAATCTTTTATTTTTAATTAACTCATCAAACTGTGTTCTAATATCTTCATGTCCAAATATATTTTCAAATTTCATGAAAACTTCTTCCTCTATCAAATTTTAATAAACTTATCAACGTCCACTACAAATATAGTTGCTCCCCCTACCTCTACATCAATAGGATAAGGAACATATACTCCCGTGGACCCTGCAACTGGAGAAGGTGACGTTACAACTTGCTGACGCGTTTTGCATACATCTTCTATTGTCTCTATAACACCATCTACTTCTTTTTCTTCAACTCCTATCATTAAAGTAGTATTTCCTGACTTTAGAAATCCACCTGTAGTAGCTAGCTTTGTTACTCTTAATCCTTTGTCTGTTAAGACATCAATTAACTCACCTGCGTCATCATCTTGAACAATGCATATAACTAATTTCATTTTTACCCCTCCTCTATAGAATCTTTATATTTATTTTAACACATTTTTATGTAAATTCTATGTTTTTAAATATATTTAAATATTCTTAATGATATCGTTTTTTATTTGATTCAAACAATCTTCAAGACTATAATTGTTATAATATTTTTTTATTCCACATTCTTTTAATCTTTCTCCACTAAAATCTTCATTATCCGCCAGAAATCTTCTGCACATTTCTTCGTAATTAGGTTTATGTTGATTTCGTTCTCTTTTTAGTGCTCTTTCAAGTCTAATGCCATCCTCAACATTTATGTAAAATGGTATGATTTTTTCTTCTCCAAAATAAGCCTTTATATTTTTATAAGCTTCTAACGTTGTTATAAGTATATAATTTTCATTATCTGAATCGAATTGACCATCATCTACTGTAGCATAATGCCATTTCCCATTTACCGTGTTGTAACTTCTTTTTTCTATTACTTTTCCCATATTATCATAAGTTTCTAGCTTACTTTCATCTATAAAATAATATTCTGTACCGTCCCTTTCTGTATCCCTCTTAGGTCGTGTTGTATATGTTACAATAGGCTTTAATTTTAAGTTTTCATCTCCTCTGAGTTCTTTAAATATAGTATCTTTCCCAGAATTACTTTTTCCAAACAAACAAATTATTTTGCCCATTTTAATCCTCCAATATTAATTTAATTTTCAGAAACAACTTCTATTATAGTATCTCTACCTTGATTTTCAATTCCCAAAACTGTAATTCCGGCCTTAATAAAATTTATTATACAATCAATAATTTCTTGATTTATAATTTCACCTGGCATAATAATTGGTATTCCAGGTGGATATGGAACCAATTCTTTTTTTACTGCTTTTCCTAAACTATCTTCAATTTTAACTTTCTCAGATTTCAAATTTAAAACCTCATATGGCGCAAATCTAATTTCAGGTATATCTGGTAGATTCATAAATTGATTTTTATTATCATTTATTTTTATAATGTTACAGTTCTTTAATGTTTTATATAAATTTTGTAACTGCAATTCTCCATCAAAGGGTGAACAAATTAAAACAACATTTCTGTCATCACACATTTCAGGTTGTATATTATTTTCTTTTAAATATTCATACAATTTAAATCCGCTGCATCCATCTTCTACATTAATCACAAACCTTGTTGCATCAAATTGAAGCCTTTTTCCATTTATACTTAAATCCTCTGAATTCAACACATGTAGTCCATTTATTTTGCTTATTTTTTTTGAATATTTTATACATAATTCTACTAAGTTATCGTAATCACGCTTTCCTCTGTCCTCAAGATAATTTCTAGCATAATCCATAGAACTCATTAACATGTAAGATGGGCTTGTACTTAAAAACGAACTTACATAAAAGTCTACTTTGCTTTCTTCAATATCACCGCATAAATGAAGATATGCAGTCTGAGTAAAACTTGGTAGAGTTTTATGTGAACTCATTACAACCATATCTGCTCCAAGCTTAACAGCACTTTGTGGCAAACCTTCTGATATTCCAAAATGAGCTCCATGTGCTGAATCGACTAAAACTTTCATTTTATATTTTTTAGCTACCTTTATTATATTTCTCAAGTCTGAGCACACACCATAATAATTAGGATATGTAAGTATTATTCCCTTGGCATCTTTATTTTCTTGTATAACTTTTAAAAAATACTCCTCATCTATAGATAAAGAAGCATTTATATTCTTATCAAAATAATTTTTTACATATATAGGATTAAGTTTTCTTAATATTATTCCGTTGAATATTGATCTATGGCAATTTCTTTCAACAATTATCTTGTCTCCCTCATTGAAACATGAAAATATCATAGCAAGATTACCACTTGTGCTTCCATTCACAAGAAAATATGATTTTTTACTTCCATATAAGTCTCTAAGCCTATCTTCAGCTTCCTTAATAATTCCAACCGGCGCATGTAGATTATCAAGCCCATCAACTTCTGTTAAATCCATTTTTATGATATTTTCATATAACTTCTTACCCATTTTACTATTTGAAAATCCTCTACCACCTTTGTGTCCTGGTGTACAAAACAAACTATTTTTTTCACTTATATATTTCATTATTCCATCTATTATAGGTGCTTTAGACACTAGTAATTCACTTCCTTATATCATGGAGTTTTTATACAATCACACACCCCACTTTTATATCGTTTTCCTGTATTATGAACTATTCTTTTTTTTATACGTTTTTTATAATATTCATAAAAATCATTTCCACATTCAAGTCCTACTAACCTTTTTTCACAGTTCTTGCAAATACCCTTTCCATTTATTATTATACCATCTTTTAATGGCTTTCTGCATATGATACACATTTTTTTCATAGCCTATCCCTCCTATGAATCAAGCATATTAGTTTTCTTTAAACATCTAATCTTTATTCACTATAACCCTTATACTATATTTTATTCACTGTACTATGAAATTTTATTTTGTCCCAAAAAAATTTTAATATATTTTTATTTTTAGTAAATACTATAAGTTATTAAATATTAATCTTCTATATGTTGTTTGATTCTAATCTATATCAAGAGGTGAGTAACTTTGAAACAAGAACTAGCTTCATTTTTAACTACAATCGATAGCGAATTGTATTCTCTTACAAAATATTTATATGATAATCCCGAAGAAAGCTTTCATGAATATAAAGCTTGCAAGTATATAACTGATCTTTTAAAGTCTTATAATTTCAATACTTTAACAAACTATTTAGATGTTAACACCGCATTTTTTTCTCAATTTGGAGAAGGTCATCCCAAAATATGCCTTATATGTGAGTATGATGCAGATATAAATTACGGTCATATATACGGATTTAATGCTAAAACTACTATTTCTATTGGTGCCGCCCTTACTCTATCCAAAACTATTTCTAAAATCGGTGGAAGTGTTGTTCTAATAGGTTGTCCTGGTGAATTGAAGAGTAGTTTGAAATCAACAATGTTTAAACAAGGAACTTTTGAAGATATGGACGCTATATTGTCAGCTCAACCACATGTAATAACAGCACAAAGTGGTACTTCAATGGCTTCTCTTCCACTAAAACTTAATTTTTCATCAAATAACAAAATGGCTGATATAGCGAGTTCCCACTGGAATTTTAATACTGCCCTAATTATTTTTAATGCCTTAAATTATTTAATAAGCACTTCAAAAGCTAGTTTAGATATTAATAATTTAAGTTTCTCAAATTTAGTTGACTCTGATCCTAAAATTTCTGAAATGGCCTTTACTTTAAATTCTGTATCTTCTCAAAATATATCTGACCATGAGTTAAAAATAAGAGAATTTTTCAAGGGTTTATGCTCACTATTAAATATTGACTTCGAACTTCACCTTAGCGACGCACCATGTACAGAATTGTTATCAAGCAGTACTCTTTCACGACTTTTTTCACATAATTTAAAGGAATGTGGGATAATAAATATAGATAAACCTAAAAACTTATCCTCATACCTCAGTTTAGGAATTATAAGTCATTCAATTCCTTGTATACATCCATACATATCTATAACAGAAAATTCTTCAGTGAGATATGGAACTAACTTCTTCGCAGATGAAACAATTACACCTTATGCTCATAATATAATTATGAAAACTATAAAAGCTTTAGCATTTACATGTATTGATTTAATAGAAAATAATAGCCTTTTATTTGAAGCAAAAAATGAACTTAACAATAAATAAGTTCTTAATAATTGAATTTTAGACTTCTTACCAGTTATAATATATCTATAACTATAATTGAATTAAAGAAGGGAGGAACTGTACAAATAATTATTTTACACTTTGTACAGGACCATAAAACATGATATCCATTTATAAAAGTGTTGATTTCAATAATCCATCAAAACTTGAAAAATTAGAAAATGTAGAACCAGGCTGTTGGATAAATGTCACAGCACCAACTAAACAAGAACTAATGCTTATACAGAAAAAAACAAATGTTCCAATGGACTTTTTAAATGCTGCGATGGATGATGAGGAGACCTCTAGATTAGAAATAGAAGATAATAACATTTTAATTATTGTAGATATTCCTTTTACAGAGGTTGAAGATAACTCTTTAGCTTATGATACTTATCCACTTGCCATAATACACACTGAAAAGGAAATCATAACAATATGTCTTAAAAACAGTAAAATATTATCTGACTTTCTTGATGGAAAAGTAAAAACTTTCTTTACTTTTAAACGTTCACGATTTATATTACAAATACTATATAAAGTAGCAACCTACTATCTACTGTACCTTAGACAAATTGATAAAAAAAGTCTTATGGTTGAAAAAAGACTTCATAAATCTCTTAAAAATAAAGAGCTTATTCAACTTCTATCCCTTGAAAAGTCTCTTGTATATTTTTCTACTTCACTTAAGTCAAATGAAATTACTCTTGAAAAAATGTTAAAACTTCAAGTAATGCAAAAATACACAGATGATCAAGATGTACTTGAAGATGTGATAATTGAAAATAAACAAGCTATTGAAATGGCAAGTATATATAGCGATATTCTAAGTGGAACAATGGATGCATTTGCCTCAATAATATCTAATAATTTAAATGTTGTAATAAAATTTTTAACCTCAGTAACAATACTACTATCAATTCCTACAATGATTTCAAATTTATTCGCAATGAATGTTGCTGGAATACCTTTATCAACATATAGATATGGATTTTGGATAATTTGTGGACTTATGGCCTTAATATCCTGCATAACAGGAATATTTTTATATAAAAAGAATACTTTTTAAATTAAGAAGGTGATAATTTTGTTAGGTAAAAAACTTAAGCTTGGAGATACAATAGGTATTATATCTCCAGCAAGCCCTGAAGATCCTAAATCTATTGAAAATGCTATTAGCTTTTTTCAAAACAAAGGATTTAAAATTAAACTCGGCAAACATATATATGATAAGCGTGGTTATCTTGCCGGTGAAGATAAAAATAGAGCAGCTGATCTTATGGATATGTTTAAAGATAATGAAGTCGACATGATTTTATGTGTACGAGGAGGCTATGGTTCTATGCGAACTTTGCCTTATATAGATTTCGATGTTATAAGAAGCAATCCAAAAATATTTATAGGTTTTAGTGATATAACTTCTTTCTTAAATACTTTTTATTCTAAATGCAATTTGATTACTTTTCATGGGCCAATGTTTACTTCTAATTTTAAAGACAAGTATACTATTGACTCATTTTTCAACACTCTAATGAATGGAAACAAACCGTATATAATTTCAAATCCTTCTGAAAATGAACTAATTTGCAGTGTAGAAGGTGAATGTCGTGGACATTTAGTTGGGGGAAACTTATCTTTAATTAGTAACACTTTAGGCACGCCCTATGAAATTGATTTTAAAGATAATATTTTATTTATTGAAGATGTTCATGAAGAACCATATGCAATAGATAGAATGTTAACTCACCTCGAACTTTCTGGCAAGCTTAATACCTGTAATGGTTTTATATTGGGACAATTCAAAAATTGTACTTTACCACATTACAATAGAAGTCTAACATTAAATGAAGTTTTTGCAGATAAAATTTTTAGTCTAAATAAGCCAACAATAACAAATCTTATGAGTGGACATGATTACCCTAAGCTAACATTACCTATAGGTGCTCAAGTATATATGAATTCATTGAAAAAAATTATAGAAATAAATCAGCCTACTGTATTAAATTAAAAATTATAGAGAAATTATGTACATTTAAACTTAAATTGTACCAAAATGCTGACTATAAAATCATTTTGGTACATATTTAAATTAACAATGAATTAATTTCTCTATACCCATCAATTACTATATTTATCTTATACCATATTTTATATTTCTATTCATACTAATAAACCAATTATATTATCAATCCCCAAATAAAAAACATAAAGTTTTATCCCCTAAAAACTAGTTTTTTTAATATTTTTTCTTTTATTCCCACTTAATTGAAACGACTTAATACGTAAATCACCTCCATTACATTTTTTAACCATATAAATCCTCACTCCTCAATTAGTTAATATTAAAAAAACCATAATCGAAAGAAAATAAAATACTATGAAACAATCTATGTATTTTGTTTCATAGCTATATTGCAAAATTTGCCTATTTCAGTAACTTTTTTAGTTTAAATATTATAATTCATTGATATATTTTAAAAAATATAATGAAACGTTTTTTGATTATTTAACAACACTAGTTTTACTTACTAAAGTATAGAAATTTAAACATATTTCAACAAAAGTATATTAAAAATATATTCTTACTATCTGTTGGAAAATGTAACTATAAGTGATATAATAAATACTAATATGAAACAAAATACATAGATTGTTTCATTTTTGTCATACAATTATATAACGTTGGTGTTTATTTTTTACAAAAAAGTTATTGCGCATTCTTGTTTTATTCCATTATATGTTATTATTTGTATTTATTCGTATATTTAGTTTTCATTTTTTTATTTAAAATTCCATAAAAATACAACTACTAAAAAAACAAAAAAATTAAATTTTCTTATGAAATTTAATTTTTTCATCTAAAAATATTCTTGAAAGAAATTATCTAGTATTTTGTATGTTAAATTTACTATTTACATAAACAAATTACTCATTAATTTTTGTATATCTATCTTTCTTTTCCTTGTTTCATCAATATTAATTTTAATATTACCATCATCATATAAATTCAAAACGGTACCCTCTACTGCTCCCTTAGGGATTCTAGTTTTTAATATATTAAGCATACTTCTATCTGGCCTTTCACAAACAGCAAATTCACCTTCAAATCTATCTATAACAAGTTTAATAAAATCACTTCCTAATATTCTTTAATATTTTCATAACCATTTCAATTCTGTTAAATGGTGTGACCATATATATACCATCAACATACTTTTTAATTTTATGTATAAGCTCTGTTGCTAAATCAACTCCAACTGTTTCTGCTTCTTCCCTTGACATATCAATCTTAAATCTTTCAACATATTCTTTAGGAATATTAACTCCAAAAAGCTCATTATTTATAAACTGAACATTTCTATAACTTACTAAAGGCAATATTCCTCCTATTATTTTTACACCTTTATCTCTTTTAAGGTTAGCTAAAAATTCAATAGTACTTTCTTCAAAAATTGGTTGTGTTAAAAAAAATGTTCCTCCATTATCGACCTTTTTCAACATTCTTGAAACCTCAATTTTTTTATTTAATACATTTAAA
The Clostridium felsineum DSM 794 DNA segment above includes these coding regions:
- a CDS encoding S66 peptidase family protein, with translation MLGKKLKLGDTIGIISPASPEDPKSIENAISFFQNKGFKIKLGKHIYDKRGYLAGEDKNRAADLMDMFKDNEVDMILCVRGGYGSMRTLPYIDFDVIRSNPKIFIGFSDITSFLNTFYSKCNLITFHGPMFTSNFKDKYTIDSFFNTLMNGNKPYIISNPSENELICSVEGECRGHLVGGNLSLISNTLGTPYEIDFKDNILFIEDVHEEPYAIDRMLTHLELSGKLNTCNGFILGQFKNCTLPHYNRSLTLNEVFADKIFSLNKPTITNLMSGHDYPKLTLPIGAQVYMNSLKKIIEINQPTVLN
- a CDS encoding guanylate kinase; the protein is MGKIICLFGKSNSGKDTIFKELRGDENLKLKPIVTYTTRPKRDTERDGTEYYFIDESKLETYDNMGKVIEKRSYNTVNGKWHYATVDDGQFDSDNENYILITTLEAYKNIKAYFGEEKIIPFYINVEDGIRLERALKRERNQHKPNYEEMCRRFLADNEDFSGERLKECGIKKYYNNYSLEDCLNQIKNDIIKNI
- a CDS encoding DNA polymerase III subunit delta'; this encodes MKFENIFGHEDIRTQFDELIKNKRFPHAIILCGEDGIGKSVIAREIASKILNKSEIREYADLIEWKILNDKKSISVDQVRKIIEEVNKKPYEGNNKIIVVHDMDSMTIQGQNAFLKTIEEPPVGVYIILLCKSQNRVLDTVKSRCQIYKLNRLNEDEIRKFIDIKYNITNEDEIRTLLAFSDGIPGKVDEFLNDKDLKEIRNIVINAILNIKNLNPKKIIECANKLSEYKKLWHEICNYFILYIRDALIYKETGNKDLLINLDKIDDVKKVASQFSMKQLNKMVEAVNYGQLNLETNVNMPLTYVEMLFKIQEV
- a CDS encoding amidohydrolase; amino-acid sequence: MKQELASFLTTIDSELYSLTKYLYDNPEESFHEYKACKYITDLLKSYNFNTLTNYLDVNTAFFSQFGEGHPKICLICEYDADINYGHIYGFNAKTTISIGAALTLSKTISKIGGSVVLIGCPGELKSSLKSTMFKQGTFEDMDAILSAQPHVITAQSGTSMASLPLKLNFSSNNKMADIASSHWNFNTALIIFNALNYLISTSKASLDINNLSFSNLVDSDPKISEMAFTLNSVSSQNISDHELKIREFFKGLCSLLNIDFELHLSDAPCTELLSSSTLSRLFSHNLKECGIINIDKPKNLSSYLSLGIISHSIPCIHPYISITENSSVRYGTNFFADETITPYAHNIIMKTIKALAFTCIDLIENNSLLFEAKNELNNK
- a CDS encoding DUF362 domain-containing protein; the protein is MAYKITDACVSCGSCASECPVSAISQGDTQFVIDADTCIECGNCANVCPVGAPVQE
- a CDS encoding aminotransferase class I/II-fold pyridoxal phosphate-dependent enzyme: MSKAPIIDGIMKYISEKNSLFCTPGHKGGRGFSNSKMGKKLYENIIKMDLTEVDGLDNLHAPVGIIKEAEDRLRDLYGSKKSYFLVNGSTSGNLAMIFSCFNEGDKIIVERNCHRSIFNGIILRKLNPIYVKNYFDKNINASLSIDEEYFLKVIQENKDAKGIILTYPNYYGVCSDLRNIIKVAKKYKMKVLVDSAHGAHFGISEGLPQSAVKLGADMVVMSSHKTLPSFTQTAYLHLCGDIEESKVDFYVSSFLSTSPSYMLMSSMDYARNYLEDRGKRDYDNLVELCIKYSKKISKINGLHVLNSEDLSINGKRLQFDATRFVINVEDGCSGFKLYEYLKENNIQPEMCDDRNVVLICSPFDGELQLQNLYKTLKNCNIIKINDNKNQFMNLPDIPEIRFAPYEVLNLKSEKVKIEDSLGKAVKKELVPYPPGIPIIMPGEIINQEIIDCIINFIKAGITVLGIENQGRDTIIEVVSEN
- a CDS encoding heavy-metal-associated domain-containing protein, whose protein sequence is MKTVLKISNMVTSNDISKVRSSISRNEGVIAFYIDKDKLEVEVIYDERLLKVDDMVDSIEKLGYIIV
- a CDS encoding sigma factor G inhibitor Gin, producing the protein MKKMCIICRKPLKDGIIINGKGICKNCEKRLVGLECGNDFYEYYKKRIKKRIVHNTGKRYKSGVCDCIKTP
- a CDS encoding magnesium transporter CorA family protein encodes the protein MISIYKSVDFNNPSKLEKLENVEPGCWINVTAPTKQELMLIQKKTNVPMDFLNAAMDDEETSRLEIEDNNILIIVDIPFTEVEDNSLAYDTYPLAIIHTEKEIITICLKNSKILSDFLDGKVKTFFTFKRSRFILQILYKVATYYLLYLRQIDKKSLMVEKRLHKSLKNKELIQLLSLEKSLVYFSTSLKSNEITLEKMLKLQVMQKYTDDQDVLEDVIIENKQAIEMASIYSDILSGTMDAFASIISNNLNVVIKFLTSVTILLSIPTMISNLFAMNVAGIPLSTYRYGFWIICGLMALISCITGIFLYKKNTF
- a CDS encoding DUF3006 domain-containing protein; protein product: MLGSDFIKLVIDRFEGEFAVCERPDRSMLNILKTRIPKGAVEGTVLNLYDDGNIKINIDETRKRKIDIQKLMSNLFM
- a CDS encoding PSP1 domain-containing protein translates to MITVVGVRFKKAGKIYYFSPDDLNVNKGDDVIVETARGIEYGNCVIGLKNVGEESIVSPLKSVIRVATEEDKKKYLENKSKEKEAFNICLNKIKKHELVMKLIDVEYTFDNNKIIFYFTAEGRVDFRELVKDLASVFRTRIELRQIGVRDEAKMIGGFGVCGRPMCCSLYLGDFAPVSIKMAKEQNLSLNPSKISGVCGRLMCCLNYEQESYEDIRKRMPKVGSIVNTKEYGKAEIVDNNIIKESVKVKYTAKDGETISEAEVHIKDVKLISGSYEGNVDESQIKLELEDVDAKEVKELFKPD
- a CDS encoding cyclic-di-AMP receptor — protein: MKLVICIVQDDDAGELIDVLTDKGLRVTKLATTGGFLKSGNTTLMIGVEEKEVDGVIETIEDVCKTRQQVVTSPSPVAGSTGVYVPYPIDVEVGGATIFVVDVDKFIKI